The following coding sequences are from one Candidatus Bathyarchaeota archaeon window:
- a CDS encoding MFS transporter — MVSHLVMWRLGFIFHEMAFGLLSVFLPLYVIAIGGSLIDIGVMSALALFLAIPASFFWGYICDKTRRYKRFILLSFLSSAIILYLFTFTSNVELLIILYVIMSVLHVAHEPPKNVLIAELYTREEWEKTFALYEGFTEIGWLFGLLLGFFMSALGIGAVFTLLLCSGLNLAAFILSTVLVRDPILILERALVAMEKTVDFACKGITVACRIFDGLFLNESLERENLKAFCGGLILFSLATSMLFTPLPVFLSQGLALSQSLVFALYALNSTGSILGYFLACRNSDRSVEKSALNRIAISRSMLTFLLILTIQPFAFRVALATTILILMGFIYALFLVATLALSMELLPQGKAGIFNALVGVGGATGSFIGPFLAEKLGFAYVFLTTGIVFFFAYVAFKIFN, encoded by the coding sequence TTGGTTAGCCATCTAGTTATGTGGCGTTTGGGCTTTATCTTCCATGAAATGGCTTTCGGTTTATTATCTGTTTTTCTTCCATTATATGTAATTGCGATTGGCGGCTCGCTTATCGACATTGGCGTAATGTCCGCACTTGCCCTGTTCTTGGCTATTCCAGCCTCATTCTTTTGGGGCTACATCTGCGACAAAACAAGGCGTTATAAGCGTTTTATCCTCCTATCATTTTTGTCTTCGGCGATCATCCTATACCTTTTCACGTTTACATCGAATGTTGAATTACTGATAATTCTATATGTCATTATGTCTGTTCTTCATGTTGCCCATGAACCTCCTAAAAACGTGTTGATTGCCGAACTTTACACGCGTGAGGAATGGGAGAAAACCTTCGCGCTTTATGAAGGCTTTACAGAGATCGGGTGGCTTTTTGGACTGCTTTTAGGATTTTTCATGTCAGCCCTTGGAATTGGAGCAGTTTTCACTCTGCTTTTATGCAGTGGCCTAAACTTGGCCGCATTCATTTTGTCCACCGTTTTAGTGAGAGACCCCATTCTGATATTGGAGAGAGCCTTAGTGGCGATGGAGAAGACTGTAGACTTCGCATGCAAAGGGATAACCGTTGCTTGCAGAATCTTTGATGGACTATTCTTAAATGAGAGTCTCGAGAGGGAAAATTTGAAGGCTTTCTGCGGTGGCTTAATCCTTTTCTCCTTGGCGACAAGCATGCTTTTTACTCCACTGCCAGTTTTCCTCTCTCAAGGATTAGCCCTCTCGCAGAGTTTAGTTTTCGCCTTGTATGCGCTGAATTCTACAGGAAGCATTTTAGGCTACTTCTTGGCATGTCGAAATTCAGATAGAAGCGTGGAGAAATCTGCTTTAAACAGAATCGCTATTTCTAGAAGCATGTTAACATTTCTCTTAATACTCACTATTCAACCATTCGCATTCAGAGTAGCCCTTGCAACAACAATATTGATTCTTATGGGTTTCATTTACGCCTTATTTCTCGTTGCCACACTTGCGTTGTCCATGGAGCTTCTGCCTCAGGGAAAGGCAGGCATATTCAACGCATTGGTAGGTGTGGGTGGGGCCACAGGTTCTTTCATAGGCCCATTCCTCGCTGAAAAATTAGGGTTCGCTTACGTGTTTCTAACAACTGGCATAGTTTTCTTCTTTGCCTACGTAGCCTTCAAAATCTTTAACTGA
- a CDS encoding sodium-translocating pyrophosphatase, translated as MDLICVVLAVGVFAMLVVAYLASGILKESAGTPRMIEIAGYIREATKAFVRRQYKTIAGFIVLLTIPLAIFDYRIAVTFVLGAVTSLLAAYIGLHVAVEANVRTANAAGSSSSRAFALAFSGGAVMGLSVVGLSLIGVGALYLLYQNPTLIVGFGFGASLAALFAQLGGGIFTKAADMGADLVGKIEQHIPEDDPRNPAVIADLVGDNVGDCAGRGSDLFESLSDDYITAIMLGTLLLGRLGITAVAFPLLLGASGILATVIGVFFVRVWKRTGIVVTFNLGLLITAFCCVFGALISCLVTLGDISVFYSVVGGLAASLAVGVVVQYYMGINGRVVRRVAESSERGAAVNVLTGLSYAFQSPFMPILFVLGAIVFAYLITGCSLYGVLGANLGTDLAAGFIMSSDTFGPICDNALGIAKMSRNERCSGSLEELDGLGNTTKAYTKAFATASGTVSTIVIFAAYGEMVKLHEASQGVLNPIFIAGLLLGAALPFIFSSLAIGAAGKTAYQMIDEVRRQFRENPDIIEGKAKPNYARCVDVATKQALKRMMMPGILAVASPVIVGLVLGKYALGAMLLGGLATSALLASFFTFGGGIWDNAKKHVERKFWMRGTPTHEAAVIGDTVGDPLKDVAGPSLNIFMKLTSITALLIAPLLLML; from the coding sequence ATGGACTTAATATGTGTTGTGCTTGCGGTTGGAGTCTTCGCCATGCTTGTTGTTGCTTACCTAGCTTCGGGCATCCTGAAAGAGTCTGCTGGAACCCCTAGAATGATTGAGATAGCTGGTTATATTCGAGAAGCCACTAAGGCTTTCGTGAGGCGACAATACAAAACAATCGCGGGTTTTATTGTCTTGTTAACTATTCCGCTTGCAATTTTTGACTATAGAATTGCAGTCACGTTTGTTTTAGGCGCTGTTACTTCTCTATTGGCTGCCTATATAGGGTTGCATGTGGCTGTTGAGGCGAATGTGCGGACAGCAAACGCGGCTGGTTCATCCTCATCGAGGGCATTCGCCTTAGCGTTCAGCGGTGGAGCTGTCATGGGGCTTTCGGTTGTAGGCTTAAGCCTAATAGGGGTTGGAGCCCTTTATCTGCTCTATCAAAACCCAACGTTGATTGTCGGCTTCGGATTTGGAGCAAGCCTTGCCGCGCTTTTCGCCCAGCTTGGAGGTGGAATATTCACGAAGGCAGCTGATATGGGAGCAGATCTTGTAGGCAAAATTGAACAGCATATACCTGAGGATGATCCGCGTAATCCTGCTGTTATCGCTGATCTGGTTGGAGATAATGTTGGGGACTGCGCGGGCAGAGGCTCAGACCTCTTCGAGTCCCTAAGCGATGATTATATCACGGCGATCATGCTTGGCACCTTGCTGCTGGGTCGCCTTGGAATAACCGCTGTAGCTTTTCCATTGCTTCTAGGGGCTTCTGGAATTTTAGCGACGGTTATTGGCGTTTTCTTCGTAAGGGTGTGGAAGAGGACAGGGATCGTCGTGACCTTTAATTTGGGGCTTCTTATAACTGCATTCTGCTGTGTTTTTGGCGCTTTAATTTCCTGTTTAGTCACATTGGGAGACATAAGCGTCTTTTACAGTGTTGTCGGCGGTTTAGCGGCGAGCCTAGCCGTTGGAGTTGTCGTGCAGTATTACATGGGGATCAATGGTAGAGTTGTCCGGAGGGTGGCTGAATCCTCCGAGCGTGGAGCCGCCGTAAACGTTTTGACAGGCTTATCTTACGCTTTCCAAAGTCCGTTTATGCCAATCCTATTCGTTTTAGGCGCCATTGTCTTCGCTTATTTAATTACAGGCTGCTCCCTTTACGGGGTGTTGGGAGCAAACCTTGGAACAGATTTGGCTGCAGGCTTCATAATGTCAAGCGACACTTTCGGGCCGATATGCGACAACGCCCTCGGCATAGCTAAAATGTCCAGAAATGAAAGGTGCAGTGGAAGCCTTGAGGAGCTTGACGGTTTAGGCAACACGACGAAGGCTTACACAAAAGCCTTTGCAACAGCCTCCGGGACAGTTTCAACAATCGTTATTTTCGCCGCATACGGCGAAATGGTGAAGCTTCATGAAGCAAGCCAAGGCGTTTTAAACCCAATATTCATAGCAGGCCTTCTTTTAGGCGCAGCCCTCCCATTCATCTTCTCTTCTCTTGCCATTGGGGCGGCTGGAAAAACGGCTTACCAAATGATTGACGAGGTTAGAAGGCAGTTCAGAGAAAACCCAGACATAATTGAGGGGAAAGCCAAGCCTAATTATGCCCGGTGCGTTGACGTAGCCACAAAACAAGCCCTTAAAAGGATGATGATGCCCGGAATTTTAGCGGTTGCCTCTCCAGTCATAGTTGGGTTAGTGTTAGGTAAATATGCTTTAGGCGCCATGCTGCTGGGCGGACTGGCAACTTCAGCTCTGCTAGCGTCTTTCTTCACCTTCGGCGGAGGCATATGGGACAACGCCAAAAAGCATGTTGAAAGAAAATTCTGGATGAGGGGCACGCCAACCCATGAAGCTGCGGTTATAGGCGACACTGTAGGCGACCCATTGAAAGACGTTGCAGGGCCATCCCTAAACATATTCATGAAACTGACAAGTATAACGGCGCTGTTAATAGCGCCCCTACTACTTATGCTATAA
- a CDS encoding trypsin-like peptidase domain-containing protein yields the protein MENTQKLGLKSFSIILLIALAITSLIVGGIAGYLIGNLYLSERISNLEHELSILKQQAANLQTMQTIINNTYILGENISLSDLYEKVKDSVVIIRGVMIQYDVFRRPYYTQVQGSGFVYNFSGQMVVITNYHVVQNAINLTVTFINGNGYAATVLGSDPYVDLAVLSVNAPPCEFKPLEIVSSSTLKVGDVVVAVGNPYGLAGSMSIGIVSALGRTITEEQTGGYLIANVIQTTAPLNPGNSGGPLLNPQGQVVGVTTAIVSGSQGLGFAIPSNTILREIADLVTMGYYNKHPWLGAAGVDMNYEIAKAMGINVTYGWLITQVANGGPADKAGLRGGTKRVTIDGETITVGGDIIIAVNGTRIIDADALSTYLEEETTPGQTINLTIVRESRILMVALTLGTRP from the coding sequence ATGGAGAACACTCAAAAGCTTGGCTTAAAAAGTTTTTCAATAATCCTGCTAATTGCATTAGCCATAACAAGTTTGATTGTGGGAGGAATTGCAGGTTATCTAATTGGCAATTTGTATCTATCCGAAAGAATCAGCAATTTAGAGCATGAACTGTCAATCCTCAAACAGCAGGCTGCAAACCTTCAAACAATGCAGACCATCATTAATAACACGTACATTTTAGGAGAAAACATTTCACTTTCGGATTTATATGAGAAAGTTAAAGATTCCGTTGTAATAATTCGTGGTGTAATGATTCAATATGATGTTTTCCGCCGTCCATACTATACCCAAGTGCAGGGTTCAGGATTCGTCTACAATTTTTCAGGACAAATGGTTGTCATCACAAACTATCACGTAGTTCAAAATGCAATAAACTTAACAGTTACATTCATTAACGGAAATGGGTATGCGGCAACCGTTCTCGGTTCAGATCCCTACGTGGACTTAGCCGTGCTTTCAGTTAATGCGCCCCCATGCGAATTTAAACCCCTTGAAATTGTTAGTTCATCAACGCTGAAAGTTGGCGACGTTGTTGTTGCTGTAGGCAACCCATATGGGCTGGCTGGCTCCATGAGCATTGGCATAGTAAGCGCGCTTGGCAGAACAATAACTGAGGAGCAGACAGGCGGATACCTAATAGCCAACGTCATCCAAACAACCGCTCCATTAAACCCAGGAAACTCTGGCGGGCCCCTCTTAAACCCTCAAGGCCAAGTTGTCGGCGTTACAACAGCCATCGTAAGCGGCTCTCAAGGATTGGGCTTTGCAATACCATCCAACACAATCCTCCGAGAAATCGCCGATCTCGTAACCATGGGCTATTATAACAAGCATCCATGGCTTGGCGCTGCAGGAGTGGACATGAACTATGAAATAGCAAAAGCCATGGGCATAAACGTCACTTACGGGTGGCTTATAACCCAGGTTGCAAATGGGGGGCCAGCGGACAAGGCGGGCTTAAGGGGTGGAACCAAACGCGTCACCATTGATGGAGAGACCATAACTGTCGGAGGCGACATCATAATAGCCGTAAACGGAACAAGAATAATTGACGCAGACGCTCTTTCAACATACCTTGAAGAAGAAACAACGCCTGGACAGACAATAAACTTGACAATAGTTAGGGAAAGCCGAATATTGATGGTTGCGTTGACCCTTGGAACACGTCCATAA
- a CDS encoding ATP-binding cassette domain-containing protein, whose amino-acid sequence MSEFVLETEKLEKIYRLGGRSIRALSDVNLKVKRGDFVSIMGPSGSGKTTLLNILGCLDRPTGGKVILDGVDVTLVPEKELYKIRRYKVGFIFQTFNLLPYLSALENVELPMEGTGKSKEEMRKRARELLRLVGLAERENHKPLRLSAGEQQRVAIARALANDPAIILADEPTGNLDAKTKYEIIRLLGKLNVEQGTTIVMVTHDSAIASHARRVLFLSDGKLLTKEKMGLLAKEKLACPACGREVQVDHIFCPHCGRKL is encoded by the coding sequence ATGAGTGAGTTTGTATTGGAAACGGAGAAACTTGAAAAAATTTACAGGCTTGGAGGACGAAGTATCCGCGCCCTTTCAGACGTAAACTTGAAAGTGAAAAGGGGAGATTTCGTCTCTATAATGGGGCCTTCAGGCTCTGGCAAAACTACGCTGCTCAACATTCTAGGCTGCCTTGACAGACCGACCGGTGGAAAAGTGATTCTTGACGGTGTGGATGTCACTTTAGTGCCAGAAAAAGAGCTGTATAAGATTAGGCGATACAAGGTTGGCTTTATCTTCCAAACCTTCAATTTACTCCCGTACTTAAGCGCGTTAGAAAATGTTGAGCTTCCAATGGAGGGCACTGGAAAATCAAAGGAGGAAATGCGGAAAAGAGCGCGAGAACTTCTGAGACTTGTCGGTTTAGCTGAAAGAGAAAACCATAAGCCATTGCGCCTTAGCGCCGGAGAACAGCAGAGAGTCGCCATTGCAAGGGCTTTAGCAAACGACCCGGCCATCATACTGGCAGACGAGCCAACTGGCAACTTGGACGCAAAAACAAAATATGAAATAATAAGGCTCCTAGGCAAGTTAAATGTTGAGCAAGGAACAACCATCGTAATGGTTACCCATGATAGTGCAATAGCTTCCCATGCACGCAGAGTGCTCTTTCTAAGCGACGGAAAACTTCTGACAAAAGAGAAAATGGGACTGTTGGCTAAAGAAAAGCTCGCATGTCCCGCCTGCGGCAGAGAGGTTCAAGTAGACCACATTTTCTGTCCTCACTGCGGCAGAAAACTATAA
- a CDS encoding ABC transporter permease has protein sequence MVKALGALSRALKNISRRKVRTLLVVLALGFSMAIMVSIPAGIMANQESMQRIAENFANTITAMQEEISKTATLIECSTTPSRGMQMFRPDGFFGGFNQTYVNETIVNEIYSIDGVKAIIPFLETSSSETIQETINTPFGTRTIYRPAYTIIGVYLNASMLAEYSVLPTNITEGESLSEGDNDYILISSNLTSYFEAGVGDVVEINGEYFVVKGIFESTSQARTVYMELSSAQRATGLVGKINKLYVYVNDASIATQVADVIKAMYPELYVTSYQDRLANLQRMQEMYTQTLSNAESSIAQAQSTATQLIIIAVAATSLIVFFVMLYSVRERTREIGILKALGFSNWNIMNQFMLEGMLIGVIGGVAGVLIGSIAAPFLSSLLLPQLNLFGAQRPARPFQTQYPSVGGTQNYSTVTLSPQLILLAICVAAVLGALGSLYPAWRASRISPVEALRYE, from the coding sequence ATGGTGAAGGCTTTGGGTGCACTGTCAAGGGCTTTAAAAAATATTTCAAGGAGGAAGGTTCGGACACTATTAGTTGTTTTGGCTTTAGGCTTTTCCATGGCAATTATGGTTTCCATACCGGCTGGCATTATGGCAAACCAAGAGTCAATGCAAAGGATTGCTGAAAACTTCGCCAACACAATCACCGCAATGCAGGAGGAAATAAGCAAAACGGCAACCCTAATCGAGTGTAGCACAACCCCAAGCAGAGGAATGCAGATGTTCAGACCTGACGGCTTCTTTGGCGGCTTCAACCAGACCTATGTGAACGAGACAATAGTGAATGAGATATATTCTATTGACGGAGTAAAAGCAATCATTCCTTTCCTCGAAACGTCCTCAAGCGAAACTATCCAAGAAACTATAAACACTCCCTTCGGAACTCGAACAATTTATAGGCCAGCCTATACGATAATAGGCGTTTATCTTAACGCTTCTATGCTTGCTGAGTATTCGGTGTTGCCGACAAATATTACTGAGGGAGAAAGCCTTTCTGAAGGCGACAACGACTACATCCTCATAAGCTCAAACCTTACCAGTTACTTTGAAGCTGGAGTAGGCGATGTTGTAGAGATTAACGGTGAATATTTCGTGGTTAAGGGCATTTTTGAATCAACAAGCCAAGCTAGAACCGTTTACATGGAACTTTCAAGCGCCCAAAGAGCTACAGGACTCGTTGGGAAGATAAACAAATTATATGTGTACGTGAACGACGCCTCTATTGCAACCCAAGTGGCTGATGTAATTAAGGCGATGTATCCTGAACTCTATGTGACAAGCTATCAGGATCGTTTGGCAAACCTTCAGCGTATGCAAGAGATGTACACGCAGACATTAAGCAATGCTGAGTCTTCCATAGCCCAAGCACAGTCAACTGCAACTCAGCTGATCATAATTGCGGTTGCAGCCACAAGCCTAATCGTATTCTTTGTGATGCTTTACTCGGTCCGTGAAAGGACAAGGGAAATAGGCATATTGAAGGCTCTAGGATTCAGCAACTGGAATATCATGAACCAATTCATGCTTGAGGGCATGCTAATAGGCGTAATAGGAGGAGTTGCCGGGGTCTTAATAGGAAGCATAGCTGCACCGTTCCTATCGTCACTACTGCTCCCACAGCTAAACCTGTTCGGCGCACAGCGTCCTGCACGTCCATTCCAGACGCAATATCCCAGTGTTGGTGGAACACAAAATTATAGTACGGTCACATTGAGCCCACAGCTAATTTTGTTGGCAATCTGCGTGGCCGCAGTTTTAGGCGCTTTAGGAAGCCTGTACCCCGCTTGGAGGGCTTCGAGAATATCGCCTGTGGAGGCGTTGAGGTATGAGTGA